One genomic window of Candidatus Acidiferrales bacterium includes the following:
- a CDS encoding Crp/Fnr family transcriptional regulator yields the protein MIGFIRRKVFLVESKFIDLAVMESKRTLRDVPVFEKLSPTELKLLTNISKAKRYKKNQIVFLEGEAFTGFYVVLSGSIKVYKLNREGEEIVLNRLEPYRSFAESSLFSGSRFYSSCAQAMEDSTLMFFPSLEFAAVLGKNPALAIRISEAFAVRLMELNQRFDLLADGVEGRIARYLLNEIQLNNSVKMPEPVFNLLIPKKDLAQHLGIAGETLSRMFRKLKDEKIIREVSKRVFITNLKKLRELAQE from the coding sequence TTGATCGGATTTATTCGACGGAAAGTTTTTCTGGTCGAGTCGAAATTCATAGACTTAGCGGTGATGGAAAGTAAACGCACACTTCGCGATGTACCGGTATTTGAGAAGCTGTCTCCGACAGAGCTTAAACTGCTGACCAACATTTCGAAAGCCAAACGCTACAAGAAAAATCAAATCGTGTTTCTTGAAGGCGAAGCGTTTACCGGTTTCTATGTTGTCCTGAGCGGTTCCATCAAGGTGTATAAGCTTAACCGAGAGGGAGAAGAAATCGTCTTGAACAGATTAGAACCGTATAGAAGCTTTGCGGAGTCCTCTCTTTTCTCCGGCTCACGTTTCTATTCTTCCTGTGCGCAGGCGATGGAGGATTCGACGTTGATGTTCTTTCCGAGCTTGGAGTTTGCGGCCGTGCTCGGGAAAAACCCTGCGCTTGCGATAAGGATATCGGAAGCATTCGCAGTCAGATTGATGGAGCTCAACCAGCGTTTCGACTTGCTCGCAGACGGGGTCGAAGGAAGAATCGCGCGCTATCTGTTGAACGAGATTCAATTGAATAATTCCGTGAAGATGCCGGAACCTGTGTTTAACTTATTGATTCCAAAGAAGGATCTCGCTCAGCATTTGGGTATTGCAGGCGAGACTCTTTCGAGAATGTTCAGAAAGCTGAAAGATGAGAAGATAATAAGAGAAGTCTCGAAGAGAGTTTTCATCACCAACCTGAAGAAGCTCAGGGAACTGGCGCAAGAATAA
- the hoxE gene encoding bidirectional hydrogenase complex protein HoxE → MSIDLMKAERPSDDKRWRLVDTTMRRHGHHPNSLIEVLHTVQESFGYLEEEALRYVAVSLRVPMSKVYGVATFYQFFSLKPQGKHTCVVCMGTACYIKGAQNLLNSVESKMKIKPGETTSDGELSLLTARCVGSCGLAPAVVIDNEVLGNVTEAKLSERIGRLVQNEL, encoded by the coding sequence ATGTCCATTGACCTGATGAAGGCCGAGCGTCCATCGGACGACAAGAGGTGGCGATTGGTCGATACCACCATGCGACGACACGGTCACCATCCCAATTCGCTCATTGAAGTTCTGCATACCGTGCAGGAGTCGTTCGGATATCTTGAGGAGGAAGCGCTGAGATATGTGGCGGTTTCTCTTCGCGTTCCAATGAGTAAGGTATATGGCGTCGCAACTTTTTATCAGTTCTTCTCCCTGAAGCCGCAGGGAAAACACACCTGCGTCGTCTGTATGGGAACTGCTTGTTACATAAAGGGCGCTCAAAATCTATTGAACTCGGTCGAGAGCAAGATGAAAATCAAGCCGGGAGAAACCACATCGGATGGCGAGCTCTCGCTTCTGACCGCAAGATGTGTCGGGTCGTGTGGTTTGGCTCCTGCCGTTGTCATTGATAACGAAGTCCTGGGGAACGTCACCGAAGCAAAACTATCCGAGAGGATAGGAAGGTTGGTTCAGAATGAGCTCTGA
- the nuoF gene encoding NADH-quinone oxidoreductase subunit NuoF: protein MSSDQTLNQVNANNARGSEYSINVCVAAGCLSSGSDKVKESLDHEVREHELDHKCQVKGVGCLGLCSQGTLVAVEKQNVIYKQVTQTDAKEIVESLDKGPVERLKCDTDSPFFRRQTKIVLENSGIIDPEKIEDYLAADGYSGLTTALTEMSPHDIIDQISRSGLRGRGGAGYPTGLKWSTVAKAKLQSDGKKYVICNADEGDPGAFMDRSVLESDPFRVLEGMAIAAYATGATHGYIYVRAEYPLAVKRLRTAIRQAEKNGYLGNNILETTFSFRIDIRLGAGAFVCGEETALIASIEGKRGTPRPRPPYPAQSGLWGAPTLINNVETYANVPSIVRHGGEWFAKIGTEKSKGTKVFALAGRVRNTGLIEVPIGISLREVIYDIAGGIPDNKKFKAVQTGGPSGGCIPAEQLDMKVDYETLAQAGSIMGSGGMIVADETSCMVDVAKFFMEFCMTESCGKCVPCRVGTAQMYEILNKITTGHATMQDLDNLKELCAMVQSTSLCGLGQSSPNPVLSTLRYFPKEYEEHILHKKCPAGVCKMTAEISK from the coding sequence ATGAGCTCTGATCAGACTTTAAATCAAGTCAACGCGAATAATGCGAGGGGCTCAGAATATTCCATAAATGTCTGTGTTGCTGCAGGATGTCTTTCGTCGGGTAGCGACAAGGTCAAAGAATCTCTCGATCATGAAGTTCGTGAACATGAACTTGATCACAAGTGTCAGGTAAAGGGAGTCGGCTGTCTCGGGCTCTGCTCGCAGGGAACACTGGTCGCAGTTGAAAAACAAAACGTTATCTACAAACAGGTTACCCAGACCGATGCAAAAGAAATCGTGGAGAGTCTTGACAAGGGACCTGTTGAGCGACTAAAGTGCGATACAGACTCGCCGTTCTTCAGACGCCAGACAAAAATAGTTTTGGAAAACAGCGGGATCATCGACCCGGAAAAAATCGAAGATTACCTTGCAGCCGATGGATACAGCGGGTTGACGACGGCATTGACCGAAATGTCTCCGCACGACATAATCGACCAGATTTCCAGGAGCGGGCTGCGCGGCCGCGGCGGTGCCGGCTATCCGACCGGTTTAAAGTGGAGCACTGTTGCAAAGGCTAAACTGCAATCCGACGGGAAAAAATATGTTATCTGTAACGCTGACGAAGGTGATCCTGGCGCATTTATGGATCGCAGCGTTCTTGAGAGCGACCCGTTCAGGGTCCTGGAGGGAATGGCAATTGCTGCGTACGCGACCGGTGCAACTCATGGATACATCTATGTGCGCGCAGAATATCCGCTGGCAGTGAAACGCCTTCGTACTGCAATTCGTCAGGCGGAGAAGAACGGATACTTGGGAAACAATATTCTCGAGACAACATTCAGTTTCAGAATCGACATTCGTCTCGGAGCCGGAGCATTTGTCTGTGGCGAAGAGACGGCATTGATCGCGTCGATCGAAGGCAAACGTGGTACGCCGCGTCCGAGGCCGCCGTATCCTGCGCAGTCGGGACTCTGGGGAGCACCGACTTTGATCAATAATGTCGAAACTTATGCAAATGTTCCTTCGATTGTCAGGCACGGCGGTGAATGGTTTGCGAAAATCGGCACCGAAAAGAGCAAGGGGACAAAAGTTTTTGCGCTTGCCGGTCGAGTAAGGAATACAGGCCTCATCGAAGTTCCGATCGGAATTTCTCTTCGCGAAGTGATCTACGATATCGCGGGCGGAATTCCGGATAATAAGAAATTCAAAGCCGTCCAGACAGGCGGGCCGTCGGGCGGATGCATCCCTGCCGAACAGCTCGACATGAAGGTCGACTACGAAACGCTCGCGCAGGCTGGTTCTATAATGGGCTCCGGCGGAATGATTGTTGCCGATGAGACATCCTGCATGGTGGATGTCGCAAAATTCTTCATGGAGTTTTGCATGACCGAATCCTGCGGAAAATGTGTACCATGCCGCGTCGGGACCGCACAGATGTATGAAATTCTCAACAAAATAACTACCGGCCATGCCACGATGCAGGACCTGGATAACTTGAAGGAACTGTGTGCCATGGTACAGAGCACGAGTCTTTGCGGGCTTGGCCAGTCGTCACCGAACCCCGTTCTTAGTACCCTAAGATATTTCCCGAAAGAGTATGAAGAACATATCCTTCACAAGAAATGCCCCGCGGGCGTGTGCAAAATGACAGCGGAGATATCAAAATGA
- the hoxU gene encoding bidirectional hydrogenase complex protein HoxU gives MTLPAPAQVKTLKIDGIDVGGRADQTILEVAREHNIHIPTLCHLDGLTDIGACRLCLVEIKGVKKLIPACTTFVDEGMEITTNSERLIKYRQMILELLMSERNHICSVCVTNGHCDLQSLTQELGVTHVRFPYRYPMLSVDASHDRFVIDQNRCILCTRCVRVCDEIEGAHTWDIMGRGIKSQVMTDLNQPWGSSDTCTSCGKCVQVCPTGALSEKGKSVSEMSKRRQFLPYLTAMREGRE, from the coding sequence ATGACTTTACCAGCACCGGCGCAAGTAAAAACTCTGAAGATAGACGGCATCGACGTAGGCGGCAGAGCCGATCAAACTATTCTGGAAGTTGCGAGGGAGCACAATATTCATATTCCGACTCTATGTCACCTCGACGGCCTGACCGATATAGGAGCCTGCCGGCTTTGTCTTGTGGAGATAAAAGGTGTAAAGAAGCTCATTCCGGCATGCACGACCTTTGTCGACGAGGGCATGGAAATCACCACAAACTCCGAGCGCCTCATCAAATACAGACAGATGATACTCGAGTTGTTAATGTCGGAAAGAAATCATATTTGTTCCGTGTGCGTGACGAACGGTCATTGCGATCTTCAATCGCTGACACAGGAATTAGGCGTGACCCATGTAAGATTTCCCTATCGTTATCCGATGCTTTCAGTCGATGCATCACACGACAGATTCGTTATCGATCAAAATAGGTGCATCCTTTGCACCCGCTGCGTAAGAGTATGTGACGAGATCGAGGGCGCTCACACGTGGGATATCATGGGACGGGGAATCAAATCGCAGGTTATGACAGATCTCAACCAGCCGTGGGGATCTTCCGATACTTGCACGAGCTGCGGTAAATGCGTTCAGGTCTGTCCGACGGGGGCGCTCTCGGAGAAGGGGAAGTCTGTTTCAGAAATGTCGAAACGAAGACAGTTCCTTCCATACCTGACGGCAATGAGAGAAGGAAGAGAATAG
- a CDS encoding Ni/Fe hydrogenase subunit alpha translates to MSKQIIIDPVTRIEGHGKITIQLDEDGGVKDAFFQVTQIRGFEKFCEGRPFYEMPSLMARICGICPVSHLVASAKACDQILGVRIPSAAEKLRRIMNLAQMIQSHALSFFYLASPDLLLGMDSDPAERNIFGVLKKNPTLARDGVRLRQMGQQMIEWLAGKRIHPSWIVPGGVNERLTVEKRDQILSMIPEGLFIAQRTYDWFRGVFGKFQKEIQTFANFPTLFMGLVDDDGGLEHYDGKIRIMDASGSTIADKLEPENYQQFIGEAVEPFTYLKFPYYKPFGYDDGIYRVGPLARLNIAKRCGTEIADKMLEDFRKLGQDVVSSSFHYHYARLIEIVYGFEKIKELLESPDILNSRIRAYAEPNRLEGIGVSEAPRGTLIHHYKVDDNGLMVWANLIIATGHNNLAMNRGVLQVAKNYISGTKIPEGVLNRIEAVIRAYDPCLSCSTHAAGQMPLQVDLRNHDGEIVDRIVR, encoded by the coding sequence ATGTCAAAGCAGATAATTATAGATCCTGTTACTCGTATAGAAGGTCACGGAAAAATAACCATCCAGCTCGATGAAGATGGAGGCGTCAAAGATGCATTCTTTCAGGTCACACAAATAAGAGGCTTCGAGAAATTCTGCGAGGGAAGACCTTTCTACGAGATGCCTTCGCTGATGGCACGGATATGCGGCATTTGTCCGGTCAGTCATTTGGTCGCATCGGCAAAAGCTTGCGATCAAATCCTCGGTGTGAGAATCCCAAGCGCCGCTGAAAAACTGAGGCGCATAATGAACCTGGCGCAAATGATCCAATCGCACGCACTCAGCTTTTTCTATCTTGCCTCGCCCGATTTGCTTCTAGGTATGGATTCCGATCCGGCAGAGCGGAATATTTTTGGAGTCCTGAAAAAGAATCCGACTCTCGCGCGCGACGGTGTCCGTCTGCGTCAGATGGGACAACAGATGATCGAGTGGCTTGCCGGGAAGAGAATCCATCCGTCGTGGATCGTACCAGGTGGAGTAAATGAGCGGCTCACGGTTGAAAAACGAGACCAGATCCTTTCCATGATTCCTGAAGGACTGTTCATCGCGCAGCGGACATACGACTGGTTCCGCGGTGTGTTTGGAAAATTCCAGAAAGAGATTCAGACATTTGCGAATTTCCCGACATTGTTCATGGGTTTGGTAGACGACGACGGCGGGCTGGAGCACTACGACGGAAAAATTAGGATCATGGATGCGAGCGGCAGCACCATCGCCGACAAATTGGAGCCTGAAAACTATCAACAGTTCATCGGTGAAGCCGTCGAACCTTTCACTTATCTGAAGTTTCCCTACTATAAACCTTTCGGTTATGATGACGGGATTTATCGCGTGGGGCCTCTCGCCCGGTTGAACATCGCGAAGCGCTGCGGCACTGAAATTGCGGACAAGATGCTCGAGGATTTCCGCAAACTTGGACAGGACGTGGTGTCCAGCTCGTTTCATTATCACTACGCAAGGTTGATCGAGATCGTTTACGGATTCGAGAAAATAAAGGAGCTCCTGGAAAGTCCGGATATTCTCAACAGCAGGATCAGAGCCTATGCGGAACCGAACCGCCTGGAAGGAATCGGAGTGTCAGAAGCGCCCCGCGGAACGTTGATTCACCACTACAAAGTGGATGATAACGGTTTAATGGTCTGGGCAAATCTGATTATTGCGACAGGTCACAACAATCTTGCGATGAACCGAGGAGTCCTGCAGGTTGCTAAGAATTATATCAGCGGCACGAAGATCCCCGAAGGGGTACTGAACCGAATCGAAGCTGTTATCAGAGCTTACGATCCCTGTCTGAGCTGCTCGACTCACGCTGCAGGCCAGATGCCTTTGCAGGTTGATCTAAGAAACCACGATGGAGAAATCGTGGATCGAATTGTTCGTTAA
- a CDS encoding hydrogenase maturation protease: MSTPDYEPIMQRIIVIGIGNPLRGDDGIGWYTVDRLEESLESREIEFTKCVELTPEFSEKISRSKFALFIDSRVESQEAEIKEEHIVPAEVFPALETHRLDPAGILAFSRSLYGKIPEAIMLTVEGKSFEYGEEISLETEQRVESLLVRAREILNDWLQKLRIEYCIC, encoded by the coding sequence TTGTCGACCCCTGACTATGAACCGATAATGCAGAGGATAATTGTCATAGGAATCGGCAATCCGCTCCGCGGCGATGATGGCATAGGGTGGTACACCGTTGATCGGCTGGAGGAATCGCTGGAATCCCGGGAAATCGAATTCACAAAATGCGTCGAGTTGACTCCGGAGTTTTCTGAAAAAATCAGCAGATCAAAATTCGCCCTCTTCATTGACTCGCGTGTTGAATCTCAGGAGGCAGAGATTAAAGAGGAGCACATAGTACCTGCAGAAGTCTTTCCAGCGCTCGAGACTCACCGGCTCGATCCCGCCGGGATTCTTGCGTTTTCAAGATCCCTTTACGGAAAAATTCCGGAAGCCATTATGTTGACCGTAGAAGGAAAATCGTTCGAGTACGGAGAAGAAATCTCGCTAGAGACTGAACAGAGAGTTGAATCGCTGCTGGTTCGAGCTCGCGAAATTCTGAACGATTGGCTTCAGAAACTGCGGATAGAATACTGCATATGTTGA
- a CDS encoding prohibitin family protein, giving the protein MSTLFFIVLFIVIGIALVTIKSRDVSYPVKFKKIGLASFGLAAMSFVIGSFTVIEPGYVGVPVTFGNVGSQSLPAGFHPIFFLTDVYKMSIQTKDYTMSSANSEGNKTGDDAVATLSRDQLILKFDVTVWYHLDPSQANNVYSNIGLNYEEVIVRPAIRTALVDAATKFDASDVMSLQRDAYTKMVTELLLQELAGKGVILDNVLIRNVEPPATVSDAIAAKLKAAQQAQQMEYTIQYAQKEAQRKAIEAQGIADAQRIINNGLTQNYLQWYYISQLKELVNSPNNSTIILPYDQKLTPLLNVQTKK; this is encoded by the coding sequence ATGTCGACGTTATTCTTTATCGTGCTGTTCATCGTCATTGGAATTGCGCTGGTCACCATCAAATCAAGGGATGTCTCATATCCCGTCAAATTCAAAAAGATCGGGCTGGCAAGTTTCGGACTGGCAGCTATGTCCTTTGTGATCGGGTCTTTTACCGTCATTGAACCAGGATACGTAGGTGTCCCTGTTACCTTTGGGAACGTAGGGTCACAGTCGCTTCCGGCCGGCTTTCATCCGATATTTTTCTTAACTGATGTTTACAAAATGTCTATTCAGACGAAAGACTATACTATGTCTTCGGCCAACAGCGAAGGCAATAAAACCGGTGATGACGCTGTTGCCACACTGTCACGTGATCAACTTATTCTGAAATTCGATGTCACGGTCTGGTATCACCTGGATCCGTCGCAGGCAAATAATGTTTACAGTAATATTGGTCTGAATTACGAAGAAGTGATCGTCAGGCCGGCAATCAGAACTGCGCTGGTAGATGCCGCTACGAAGTTCGACGCAAGCGACGTCATGTCTCTCCAAAGAGACGCCTATACTAAGATGGTTACTGAATTATTGTTACAGGAGCTGGCAGGCAAAGGCGTAATCTTGGATAACGTGCTTATCAGAAACGTGGAACCGCCGGCAACTGTCAGCGATGCTATTGCGGCAAAACTTAAAGCTGCCCAGCAAGCTCAACAAATGGAATACACAATTCAGTATGCCCAGAAAGAGGCGCAGCGAAAAGCGATTGAGGCTCAGGGCATTGCGGATGCTCAAAGAATAATCAACAATGGATTGACGCAGAATTATCTGCAATGGTATTACATCTCTCAGCTCAAAGAGTTAGTGAACAGCCCGAACAACTCGACAATTATTTTGCCGTACGACCAAAAGTTGACGCCGCTTTTGAACGTTCAAACGAAGAAGTAA
- a CDS encoding squalene/phytoene synthase family protein produces the protein MSRPHVSAEAARIRPGEMLRAVSRTFALSIERLPSELRDMVSTAYLLFRVSDCLEDNEFLGADHKAELLRIWARVLSDSMPVSSLTGEIIHLDRGDPEVYVAQHADELLECLHRFPQPIQEIIKSHVNQTSLGMARWQENGPDVRNEEEMDDYMHQVAGRVGYLLTDLFAWYSPVIRERKEKLLPLARHFGLALQTVNIIRGLRKDYERGWVYVPRTFYEPLGLTRDSLFAEENASQVLRIIERLADKADTHLQYGLDYIMDLPKWLHGIRLACMWPLLFAVRTIAVSRNNLDVVMHEAKITRSEVKRIIRDTTLFGWSNSWLKNYYSRLSRLTQGTVGIPSGDEVRAA, from the coding sequence TTGAGCAGACCTCATGTTTCGGCGGAGGCAGCCAGGATACGTCCCGGCGAAATGCTGCGCGCAGTGAGCAGGACTTTTGCCCTTTCCATCGAGCGTCTGCCATCAGAACTGCGCGATATGGTTTCGACGGCATATCTTCTCTTCCGTGTCTCGGATTGTCTCGAGGATAATGAATTTCTCGGTGCCGACCACAAGGCGGAGCTCCTTCGCATTTGGGCGCGGGTGCTGTCGGACTCTATGCCGGTCTCATCTCTGACCGGTGAGATTATTCATCTTGACAGAGGCGATCCCGAAGTGTACGTTGCACAGCATGCAGATGAGCTCCTCGAATGTCTCCACCGTTTTCCGCAGCCGATCCAGGAGATCATCAAGAGCCACGTTAACCAGACCTCTTTGGGCATGGCGCGCTGGCAGGAAAACGGCCCCGATGTGCGCAACGAAGAAGAGATGGACGACTACATGCACCAGGTAGCGGGCCGGGTCGGCTATTTGCTGACTGACCTCTTCGCTTGGTACTCGCCCGTCATCAGAGAGAGGAAAGAAAAACTTCTACCGTTAGCACGCCACTTTGGGCTGGCGTTGCAGACTGTAAACATCATTCGAGGCCTGAGAAAAGACTACGAACGGGGATGGGTGTATGTGCCTCGAACGTTTTACGAGCCGCTCGGTCTCACGCGTGATAGCCTCTTCGCCGAAGAGAATGCATCACAGGTCTTGAGGATAATCGAGCGGCTTGCCGACAAGGCTGACACGCATCTGCAGTACGGCCTCGACTACATCATGGATCTTCCAAAATGGCTCCATGGAATTCGGCTGGCCTGCATGTGGCCCCTGTTGTTCGCGGTGCGAACGATTGCCGTCAGCAGAAACAATCTTGACGTGGTGATGCATGAAGCCAAGATCACGCGCAGCGAAGTAAAGAGGATCATACGCGACACAACTCTCTTCGGGTGGTCGAATTCCTGGCTGAAGAATTACTACAGCCGGTTGTCGCGACTGACGCAGGGAACAGTTGGGATCCCCTCGGGGGACGAAGTCCGGGCCGCATGA
- a CDS encoding DinB family protein, which translates to MKYISKLNEQKEILDALFDKKEIYNKRYRKGGWTGKEVLIHLKDAETMFYERLRRTISEANPVLWYFEEDNWQKNLEYMKQDMSLAKNLFKLTRDSIIELIKMHLDKYDSKKAVHSRYGTMNVKELIERMIKHTDNHIRQLKRIKHSP; encoded by the coding sequence ATGAAATACATTTCGAAGCTTAACGAACAAAAAGAAATTCTCGATGCCCTTTTCGATAAAAAAGAAATCTACAACAAGAGATACAGAAAAGGCGGATGGACCGGGAAAGAGGTTCTTATTCACCTTAAAGACGCGGAGACGATGTTCTACGAGAGGCTGAGGAGAACGATTTCAGAAGCCAACCCCGTCCTGTGGTACTTCGAGGAGGATAATTGGCAGAAGAATCTAGAGTACATGAAGCAAGACATGTCACTCGCAAAAAATCTTTTCAAGCTGACGCGCGATTCGATAATCGAGCTGATCAAGATGCATCTGGATAAGTACGATTCGAAGAAAGCAGTGCATTCGAGGTACGGCACCATGAATGTGAAAGAGCTGATTGAGCGGATGATTAAACATACTGATAATCATATAAGGCAGTTGAAGCGGATCAAACATTCGCCCTGA
- a CDS encoding HAD family phosphatase, which produces MIKAILWDNDGVLVDTEYLYFTATQQLLASEGITLTEEMYVDLLLVQGRSAWHLAEAKGMSPAEVSQLRDQRNALYLKLVTTEARVIDGVEEVLSVLHGRYLMGVVTSSRREHFEAVHSKTGLMKYFTFVLTGDDYSKFKPDPEPYLLAVQKTGFKPEECIAVEDSERGLTAATDAGLKCIVIPRGLTRFGKFQGAYKILKSIRELPAEISRA; this is translated from the coding sequence TTGATCAAAGCAATTCTCTGGGACAACGACGGGGTTCTCGTCGATACGGAATATCTATATTTTACCGCCACACAGCAACTCCTAGCGTCGGAAGGGATAACCCTGACCGAAGAAATGTACGTCGATCTTCTCCTGGTTCAGGGAAGAAGCGCATGGCATCTCGCTGAGGCGAAAGGAATGAGTCCGGCGGAAGTGTCTCAGCTGCGCGACCAGCGGAATGCACTCTACTTGAAGTTGGTGACCACAGAGGCAAGAGTTATCGATGGCGTCGAAGAAGTCTTGAGTGTGTTGCACGGCAGATATCTGATGGGAGTGGTCACGAGCTCTAGGAGGGAACACTTCGAAGCTGTTCACAGCAAGACCGGCTTGATGAAGTACTTCACGTTTGTTCTTACGGGAGATGATTATAGCAAATTCAAACCTGACCCGGAGCCGTATCTCCTTGCCGTCCAAAAGACAGGTTTCAAACCAGAAGAGTGCATTGCCGTGGAAGACTCCGAGAGAGGATTGACAGCCGCGACAGATGCCGGATTAAAGTGCATCGTAATTCCCAGGGGGCTGACGCGATTCGGAAAATTCCAGGGAGCATATAAGATCTTGAAAAGCATCCGGGAACTCCCGGCGGAGATAAGTCGGGCATGA
- a CDS encoding GNAT family N-acetyltransferase, with the protein MSVKIRPAAPGDVPGITDILRNLGWFNKLSSAPLEVAQGQVSRHLALSMSDDSHTVYVAEDGGVIEGYISVHWIPFLFLRGPEGYISEMVVADPNRGHGIGAQLLEKVKADAVRRGCSRLSLINSRGRESYQRGFYQKHGWTERKEMANFVFKFDRPA; encoded by the coding sequence ATGTCCGTAAAGATACGCCCGGCTGCTCCGGGAGATGTTCCAGGTATTACCGATATATTGAGAAACTTAGGATGGTTCAATAAGCTCTCGTCCGCGCCGCTGGAAGTTGCGCAAGGACAGGTCAGTCGTCATCTGGCGCTTAGCATGTCGGACGACAGTCACACAGTCTACGTCGCCGAAGATGGAGGAGTCATCGAAGGATATATCTCGGTACACTGGATCCCGTTTCTGTTTCTAAGAGGACCTGAAGGATACATTTCAGAGATGGTTGTCGCCGATCCGAACCGCGGTCATGGAATCGGAGCTCAGCTGCTGGAGAAAGTGAAAGCAGATGCGGTAAGGCGTGGCTGTTCCAGGCTCTCCTTGATCAACAGTCGTGGACGCGAGTCGTACCAGCGCGGCTTCTACCAGAAGCACGGGTGGACCGAGCGAAAAGAGATGGCGAACTTCGTGTTCAAGTTTGACAGACCGGCATAA
- a CDS encoding VOC family protein has translation MQLSPYLYFNGQCEAAFRFYEECLGGKIVTMSTYAGTPLEREVPPDWRNKIIHASLMLGDKPLLGCDSPPDRYVKPVGFSVTLGVENLADAERVFNKLAEHGKVSMPLQKTYWTKSFGMLVDRFGIPWMINCEQAA, from the coding sequence ATGCAGCTCAGTCCATATCTTTATTTCAATGGCCAATGCGAAGCGGCATTCAGATTTTACGAGGAATGTCTCGGCGGCAAAATCGTAACGATGAGCACTTACGCAGGGACACCGCTGGAGCGAGAGGTGCCGCCGGATTGGCGCAACAAAATCATTCACGCATCGCTTATGCTAGGCGACAAGCCGTTGTTGGGTTGCGATTCGCCTCCGGATCGCTACGTCAAGCCTGTGGGTTTCTCCGTGACACTCGGTGTCGAGAACCTGGCCGATGCAGAACGTGTCTTTAACAAACTTGCCGAACACGGAAAGGTCAGCATGCCTCTTCAGAAGACATACTGGACAAAGAGTTTTGGAATGTTGGTCGACCGATTCGGCATACCATGGATGATCAATTGCGAGCAAGCGGCATGA
- a CDS encoding isoprenylcysteine carboxylmethyltransferase family protein: MFVIIRTIIYASLFIALALIYVPAAFLSWSGINRPLAIEVPQIIGMVIGTAGAAIALWCVFTFAFIGKGTPAPFDPPRRLVIRGPYRFVRNPMYIGAGSALAGAALFYESLPLLGYTVVFFVITHLFATWYEEPTLRKTFGKEYEEYCRRIHRWLPRF; this comes from the coding sequence ATGTTTGTTATAATCCGCACGATAATCTATGCGTCCCTCTTCATTGCCCTTGCGCTCATCTATGTACCTGCGGCATTTTTGTCGTGGTCGGGGATCAACCGTCCTCTTGCGATTGAAGTGCCGCAGATTATCGGGATGGTTATCGGAACCGCGGGAGCCGCGATTGCTTTGTGGTGCGTATTCACTTTCGCATTTATCGGAAAGGGAACTCCGGCACCGTTTGATCCCCCTCGTCGCCTCGTGATCCGAGGTCCATACCGTTTCGTACGCAATCCCATGTACATTGGAGCGGGAAGCGCGCTTGCTGGCGCTGCACTTTTCTATGAGTCACTGCCGCTTCTGGGATATACAGTTGTTTTCTTCGTGATAACCCATCTCTTCGCGACATGGTACGAGGAACCCACATTACGTAAAACGTTCGGAAAAGAGTATGAAGAATATTGCCGGCGGATCCATCGATGGTTGCCGCGCTTTTGA